A single window of Cydia strobilella chromosome 18, ilCydStro3.1, whole genome shotgun sequence DNA harbors:
- the LOC134749272 gene encoding GTP-binding protein Rit2, producing MAGEAAGTSRGLRVYKIVVLGDGGVGKSAVTLQFVSHSFLDYHDPTIEDSYQQQAVIDGEPALLDILDTAGQVEFTAMREQYMRCGEGFVLCYSVTDRRSFRAAAEYRRLLAQARPTECLPLVLVGNKLDLAPRCRQVTTEEGSALATQLGCPFFETSAALRHFVDDAFHALVREIRRLERQRQSSLMATGISTGGGRRRWRRLRSIFALVFRRRRRHD from the exons ATGGCCGGCGAGGCGGCGGGGACGTCGCGCGGGCTCCGGGTGTACAAGATCGTCGTGCTGGGGGACGGGGGAGTGGGCAAGTCCGCGGTCACTCTGCAGTTCGTGAGCCACAGTTTCTTGGACTACCATGACCCTACTATAG AGGACTCATATCAGCAGCAAGCTGTCATTGATGGAGAACCAGCATTGTTGGATATTTTGGACACAGCAGGACAA GTGGAGTTCACAGCAATGCGGGAGCAGTACATGCGGTGCGGAGAGGGCTTCGTGCTCTGCTACTCCGTGACGGACCGGCGCTCCTTCCGCGCGGCGGCCGAGTACCGCCGGCTGCTGGCGCAGGCGCGGCCCACGGAGTGCCTGCCTCTTGTCCTCGTCGGGAATAAGCTGGATTTGGCTCCTAGATGTCGGCAG GTGACAACTGAAGAAGGCTCGGCGCTCGCCACGCAGCTCGGCTGCCCGTTCTTCGAGACGTCGGCTGCGCTGAGACATTTCGTCGATGACGCTTTTCACGCGCTCGTGCGTGAAATACGCCGGTTGGAGCGACAGAGACAG TCCTCATTAATGGCGACCGGCATCTCGACGGGCGGCGGGCGCCGGCGCTGGCGGCGCCTCCGCAGCATCTTCGCGCTCGTGTTCCGCCGCCGGCGGCGCCACGACTGA
- the LOC134749481 gene encoding WD repeat-containing protein 91 — protein MAHIQFVDELVREYLLYRGFTSTVKAFDSDLKTDKDKGFRVDKIVDQILHFINVSDLNGLKEYWSHLDSLIFSKLEIHVQPAVRKLEYSLYKLYLVTAAQGTGGVKNERVTEFFAKMLPELQGQNEWRDWFMLPYIQKPEENPTFSLFFTRAWQDSVLVSLHNLLATVFQCMPQPTLTSYESDVAMVKRLQDELAALKGKTHQPIDKISPSGHQSRLAQYSRLSGPLPLVDDFCAVPSEQLDSGAREAKGLRGLIRQMGGSPGAPRSAARSQSQN, from the exons ATGGCTCACATACAATTCGTTGACGAACTCGTAAGAGAATATTTACTATACAGGGGATTTACATCCACTGTAAAAGCTTTCGACAGTGACTTGAAAACTGATAAAGACAAAGGTTTTAGAGTGGACAAGATTGTGGATCAAATTTTGCATTTTATAAACGTTTCTGATCTCAACGGCTTGAAGGAGTACTGGTCCCACCTCGACAGTTTGATTTTCTCTAAATTAGAGATACACGTTCAACCag CTGTGAGGAAATTAGAATACAGTCTCTACAAGCTGTATTTAGTGACGGCCGCACAAGGTACCGGTGGAGTGAAGAATGAAAGAGTTACAGAATTTTTTGCTAAGATGCTGCCTGAGTTGCAGGGCCAAAATGAATGGAGGGATTGGTTTA TGCTCCCATACATCCAAAAACCAGAAGAGAACCCAACATTCAGCCTCTTCTTCACCCGAGCATGGCAAGACAGTGTGCTAGTGTCGCTGCACAATCTGCTAGCCACCGTGTTTCAGTGCATGCCGCAGCCTACACTGACAAGTTATGAGAGTGATGTTGCTATGGTGAAGAGGCTGCAGGATGAGCTGGCTGCACTTAAAGGAAAg ACCCATCAGCCAATAGACAAGATTTCTCCAAGCGGACACCAATCGCGACTAGCGCAATACTCGCGTCTCAGCGGCCCCCTACCATTGGTGGACGACTTCTGCGCAGTCCCGTCAGAGCAGCTGGACAGCGGAGCCCGAGAGGCTAAGGGGCTGCGGGGGCTGATCCGGCAGATGGGCGGCAGCCCCGGCGCGCCCAGGAGCGCGGCCCGGAGTCAGAGCCAGAACTAA
- the LOC134749403 gene encoding protein SPMIP1-like has protein sequence MSFEFYLDAEVRSKRRIRNWYYDNLQRVLEQAKENQARDIDTSIAMAKELKAILDEPRVKPREVPPHDVTPQEKAEMMKPVEPEVLDILYGSSEKYADRRYLKVRNKKSPEDKYYFRVVTSWDYGWQQKSSRLPAKDVHHGRCALLKETFYRKNNPTPDPPTYAQPAGGEFSVCTQYSCYAG, from the exons ATGTCGTTTGAGTTTTATCTCGACGCCGAGGTTCGGTCGAAACGCCGCATTCGCAACTGGTACTACGACAACTTGCAGAGAGTGTTGGAACAGGCCAAGGAGAACCAGGCTCGGGATATAGACACGTCTATTGCTATGGCCAAGGAACTTAAAGCG ATATTGGATGAACCCCGAGTCAAGCCTCGTGAGGTACCCCCTCACGACGTGACCCCACAAGAGAAGGCCGAAATGATGAAGCCAGTTGAGCCAGAAGTGCTGGACATCCTGTACGGTAGCTCGGAGAAGTATGCAGACAGGCGGTACCTCAAGGTCAGGAACAAGAAGTCACCAGAAGACAA ATATTACTTCCGCGTGGTAACGAGCTGGGACTATGGCTGGCAGCAGAAATCGAGCCGCCTGCCAGCAAAGGACGTCCACCACGGCCGCTGTGCACTCCTGAAAGAAACATTCTACAGAAAGAACAACCCCACGCCCGACCCGCCGACATACGCGCAGCCGGCCGGCGGGGAGTTCTCCGTTTGCACTCAATACTCGTGCTACGCTGGCTAG